GAGGAGGTGCGCACAAAGCTCCTCTCCGACGAGTGGGCCGACCGGCTGGACAAGCCTCTCGCATATTGGGCGCTTCCTACGGATCGCTCGTCCCCGATCGCACTGATGGGGAAGACGCTGCGCGAATTGGTGCAGGTCCCGTTCGCAGATCTCTATGCCACGCCCGGTATTGGCCAGAAGAAGATCAACTGCCTCATTGAGTTGTTGCAGCGTGCGGCCAGCCCCCATCCGCCCGGGTCGGTTGAATCGGCTACTGGCAGCGACGCCGAGGCGCCCGCCGAGGGGAGTCACGTCGATACTTCGATCGTGTCCGAGGCCCTCTGGGTGCAATGGCAACAGACGATCCGCGACCAAGGTCTGGGCAAGGAGACGCTGGGCCGCTTTGCTCCTTCGTTGCAATCGTTGCCGCGGGTGATTTGGAACACACCGCTCGACGCCTATACCGCGCTGAGCCTGGCACAAATTCGCTCGCTGAAGACTCATGGCGAGAAACGAGTGCGAGCAGTCTTGGAAGTCTTCGGATCGCTGCACTTGTTGCTTGCCGCAACCAATCCGCAACCGCACCTTTCGTTGCGCGTAACGCCTCGCTTTGTGGCGGCAATTGAAAACTGGGCCCATGCCGTCACGCATCGCACCGCAGCCGTCGATGCCGCGGAAATTCGTCGTTGCTTTGTCGATCCACTCATGGCGCAGGTGTACACCGACGCCGGAGAGCAGATCGCCAAGCTGGCCGAAGGGCGCCTGCGACTCGATGGGTCGGGTGCGACGGTGCGGCAAGTGGCGCGGCGGATGGGTCTGACGCGCGCTCGGGTTTACCAGCTGTTGGGTGACATTGGCGCGGCGATGAGCGTTCGCTGGCCCGATGGCTGTGCCGCTGTCCAGAACCTCAGCAACGCACTTCACGAGCAGGTGCAAGATCCGCACGAGCTGGAACTCTTCGATGCCGTCGTCGAGTTGTTTTTTCCAAACAGCCGGCACGAGGGCGTTTTTGTTGCCGAGGGTGAGCAGCCGCTAAAGCTGACGGCAAAAGCCCACGCCAATTGATCGCCTACGCCGCGACCTGAAGGTTGTGGTCAGTATGGTTGTGGTCAGCACGATCCACTTCCACGCGCGCTCGAGCGGGCAGATCAGGCGACTCTTTCGCGATGATGCGTCGCCAGCGGAGTGCGCCCTGGCGTGCCGGCACGAACGCCTCGCATCGGTTCGTCTACGCGCAGCTGGTTTCGCGCAGGTAGCACTGGTGCGGGCTGAGCCTCGACGCGATTTCCCAGCAGCAGATGTTCGAAACAACCTGCGATCCGGCCGATGATGCGGCCAGCCTGTAACGGGCGCGTGACTACCAACGTTAGCTCCGCCGCCAGCACGGCCGCATGACTCATCGCCGAACGGGCCAGGCCCAGTCCCTTGGCATGCCGCCAGAAGACGCGTTCCGCGAGCCAGGCGTCGGACAGCGGAGAAGCGCGCCGACTTTCTTCCGAAGCGACGACGCGCGAGAGCGGTTCGAGCACGGCGCGATAACCGGCACGGCTCAGGCGCAGAGCCACGTCGACGTCACAAAGGTCCCTACCTAACGCGGGATTGAACGCATCGCGTAGCAGCTTCAGGGCGGACATGCGATAAAAGGCGGCCCCCAGCGTGGGACCGAGTACCGGTGCTGAATCGCCCGGGATCGCGGACAACGGTTTGCCGCGGTCTCGTGCGACGCGTGCTCCGCTGCAACGATACTCCAGGCCAGCGGCCTCGACATGCGTTTTATCGCGATCGAGCAGCAGCGGCGCTACGGCAGCGATTGTCGGATCACTGAAATGCGCAAGCGCCGGGGTGGTCCAACCTTCGGTGACTTCCGCACCATTCCGCAGCACGTGCAGCACTGGCGCCTGGCAAACGCTAAGTCCGCGCATCAGGCGTTCGAGTTCCCCGCACTGCGCGGGCACGGCCACGAAGCGTACCTCATCTGCCAGGTCATAAGGGTCGTCATACCCCTGGTCGTGTACGACCACGACCTCGCAGTCCGCGGGGCGGTTCTGCAAGATGGAGATCAGGCTTAGTTCCAGCGGCGCGGTGTCGCGCGCTGCGATAAGAATCGAGAGTTTCAGCACGTGCGCGCTTCCTTGCCGCACTCGTCGCTAGCTTGTGACGCCGAAGCGACGCAGGCGCGATTATTCCGGTTCGGTTGAACTGAGAGAGACCGTATCTAGGCTAAACCGGCCGTGTCCCCAGCCGGTTTCCGGCGCGATACATCCCTAGGGATGATTCGCGGCGAGCTTTTGTCACGTTGGCCCCTGTGGGTCTAACTCGGCTGACCAGTCAGACAAAATTGATTGCGGGCGTTCGAATAGCTGCAAATCCCATGACTCGTACAAGCAGCCTAAGATCCCTATTTTTCGATGCTAGCTGATCTATAGCGGGTCGATGCGGCGGGATTGCCGCTTGTCGTTCTCGTCGAGCGGCTCGACATCGGCCGAAACGGTCATCACTTGCTGCCCTCCGCCGACATAGACCCCATTGATGGGGCACACGTCCGAGTAGTCCCGGCCCCAGGCAATCGTGATGTGATTCGTATCGACGAGAGCATCATTTGTCGGATCGAGGTCGACCCATCCTAGCGGCCCGCAGAAAACGGCAATCCAAGCGTGCGAGGCATCGGCACCAACCAATCGCGGCTGACCGGGGGGCGGAATCGTTCTCAGATATCCGCTCACGTAGCGCGCCGCCAGTCCCAGCGATCGAAGGCAGCCGATTTGTACATGCGCCAAATCCTGACAAACGCCGCGCCGCTTGGCAAAGACTTCGCCCAGCGGCGTATGCACCGTCGTCGCCTGCTGATCGTAGGAAAAATCCGTGTGGATGCGCGCGGTCAACTCGAGGGCCGCGTCCAGGATGGGCCGACCGGCGTCGAACGACGTGCGGGCATAATCCGCCAATTCTGCGCTGCGGGGAATGTGGGGCGAATCGTAGCAGAATTGAAAGTTGTTGACCGCGTGTACGCCGCGGTCCACAGGTAGACTGTCGCGTATCGTCTCCCAGGGCACCGACGCCGCGGGTTGTAAGGCGCCCAAGGGGCGTACCTCGATCCGGCTCATCGAGATAATGCTCAGCTTGCGGTGCCCTTCGCTGATCGAAAAACAGGTGACCGGATTGCCGAAGTAGTCCGTGCGACGATTGGTCGAGGTGGGCGTAGGCCGCACCAGCAAGCGGTGTTGGTGACAACTCTGGCGTGG
The nucleotide sequence above comes from Pirellulales bacterium. Encoded proteins:
- a CDS encoding transglutaminase family protein — translated: PRQSCHQHRLLVRPTPTSTNRRTDYFGNPVTCFSISEGHRKLSIISMSRIEVRPLGALQPAASVPWETIRDSLPVDRGVHAVNNFQFCYDSPHIPRSAELADYARTSFDAGRPILDAALELTARIHTDFSYDQQATTVHTPLGEVFAKRRGVCQDLAHVQIGCLRSLGLAARYVSGYLRTIPPPGQPRLVGADASHAWIAVFCGPLGWVDLDPTNDALVDTNHITIAWGRDYSDVCPINGVYVGGGQQVMTVSADVEPLDENDKRQSRRIDPL